The Hypomesus transpacificus isolate Combined female chromosome 3, fHypTra1, whole genome shotgun sequence genome has a window encoding:
- the tmem229b gene encoding transmembrane protein 229b, with protein MNTAATAAGPPVPLTVLSRWYLYAIHGYFCEVMFTAAWDFAVNRNWKFPGVTSVWALFIYGTCILIVERMYLRLRERCPLLVRCLIYTLWTYLWELATGLLLRQFDACPWDYSHFRYNFLGLITAEYAVPWFCASVLVERLVIHNTLRLRYHHAPGSQAGGG; from the coding sequence ATGAACACCGCGGCGACCGCCGCCGGCCCCCCGGTGCCCCTGACGGTGCTGTCCCGCTGGTACCTGTACGCCATCCACGGCTACTTCTGCGAGGTCATGTTCACGGCGGCGTGGGACTTCGCGGTCAACCGCAACTGGAAGTTCCCCGGCGTGACCAGCGTGTGGGCGCTGTTCATCTACGGCACGTGCATCCTCATCGTGGAGCGCATGTACCTGAGACTGCGCGAGCGTTGCCCCCTGCTGGTGCGCTGCCTCATCTACACCCTTTGGACCTACCTGTGGGAGCTCGCCACGGGGCTGCTGCTGCGGCAGTTCGACGCCTGCCCCTGGGACTACTCCCACTTCCGCTACAACTTCCTGGGCCTGATCACGGCCGAGTACGCCGTGCCCTGGTTCTGCGCCTCCGTCCTGGTGGAGCGCTTGGTCATCCACAACACGCTGAGGCTGCGTTACCACCACGCCCCTGGCAGCcaggcggggggcggg